A genome region from Arachis duranensis cultivar V14167 chromosome 8, aradu.V14167.gnm2.J7QH, whole genome shotgun sequence includes the following:
- the LOC107463503 gene encoding uncharacterized protein LOC107463503: MDNGEDNGVNGAGGTTTKEEQEEALVALIEHRTREVKNLRHRLSYYKSQLEEAEKRLQDSETKLARLRGQTNNAVSSRSSLDNGIKTVKVERRSSSPTDRNEDSPKKHHQSKPELLIPAVQPKTSQPTPPRSSTKAAVTSGSEASPSVHSSGSRVKSEISQRPSSEKKSTEDKDRGTKRKFEQKEHKELIPLIRKSSSAKLVYCHTSNHISSQHKRKLRSLAYCPVNDNLFVTSALDGGLNLWQIQARGSSASRLSSTDCSSSKQRRWPEDLAWHPDGNRLFAVYSADGGDSQVSVMNLNKGRGGDRVRYLEDKPHVKGIINGIVFPPWEDTCFLTGGSDHAVVLWSEQDGEKWKPKALHRNLHSSAVMGVAGLHHKQIVLSAGADKRIFGFDVRAGRADYRHQVDTKCMSVLPNPCDFNLFMVQTGTHEKQLRLYDIRLRQTELHAFGWKQESSDSQSALINQAWSPDGLYISSGSVDPVIHIFDIRYNAHKPSQSIRAHQKRVFKATWLQSMPVLISISSDLNIGLHKIS, translated from the exons ATGGATAACGGCGAAGATAACGGCGTTAACGGCGCCGGCGGAACCACTACCAAGGAGGAGCAAGAGGAGGCATTGGTAGCTCTCATCGAACACCGTACTCGCGAAGTCAAAAACCTCCGTCACCGCCTCTCCTATTACAAATCgcag CTTGAGGAAGCAGAAAAAAGGCTGCAAGATTCCGAGACAAAATTGGCTCGCCTTCGAGGTCAAACTAATAATGCCGTGTCATCTAGAAGTTCCTTAGACAATGGAATTAAAACTGTGAAGGTAGAACGTAGATCAAGCAGTCCAACAGATAGAAATGAAGATTCTCCCAAAAAACACCATCAATCCAAACCAGAACTTCTTATTCCTGCCGTGCAACCAAAAACTTCGCAACCTACACCGCCAAGATCTTCGACAAAAGCTGCCGTAACTTCTGGTTCTGAAGCAAGTCCATCAGTTCACAGTTCTGGTTCTAGAGTAAAATCTGAAATATCCCAAAGACCTTCTTCTGAGAAGAAGAGTACTGAAGACAAGGACAGAGGGACCAAAAGGAAGTTTG AGCAAaaagaacacaaggaattgattCCTTTAATACGCAAAAGTTCTTCAGCAAAGTTGGTATATTGTCATACAAGCAACCATATCTCAAGTCAACATAAGAGGAAATTGCGGAGTCTTGCTTATTGTCCTGTAAATGATAATCTTTTCGTGACCAG TGCTTTGGATGGAGGGCTCAACTTGTGGCAAATTCAGGCTAGGGG ATCATCAGCCTCCCGACTTAGCTCTACTGATTGTTCATCCTCAAAGCAGCGGAGATGGCCGGAAGATTTAGCCTGGCACCCAGATGGAAACAGGCTATTTGCAGTATACAGCGCCGATGGGGGAGACTCTCAAGTATCAGTTATGAATCTGAATAAAGGTCGAGGG GGAGATCGAGTAAGATACTTAGAGGACAAGCCGCATGTTAAGGGTATTATCAATGGCATTGTTTTTCCTCCCTGGGAAGATACATGTTTCCTAACTGGCGGAAGTGACCATGCTGTTGTGCTTTGGAGCGAACAAGATGGCGAGAAATGGAAGCCAAAAGCATTGCACAGGAATCTTCATTCTTCTGCTGTCATGGGTGTTGCTGGTCTACATCATAAACAGATTGTGTTGTCTGCTGGTGCCGACAAGAGAATATTCGGGTTTGATGTTCGTGCTGGTAGAGCAGATTACAGGCATCAAGTCGATACTAAATGCATGAGTGTCCTACCCAATCCATGTGACTTCAATTTATTCATGGTTCAAACAGG gaCTCATGAGAAGCAGCTTAGGTTATATGATATTCGACTGAGGCAGACAGAACTTCATGCTTTCGGATGGAAGCAAGAAAGTAGCGATTCTCAATCGGCTCTGATAAATCAAGCTTGGTCTCCTGATGGACTATACATATCATCTGGTTCAGTAGATCCTGTTATCCACATATTCGACATCAGGTACAACGCTCACAAGCCTTCACAGTCGATAAGAGCTCATCAGAAGCGCGTCTTCAAAGCAACATGGCTTCAGTCAATGCCTGTTCTCATTTCCATATCTTCGGATCTCAACATTGGATTGCACAAAATTTCATAG